CGCTGAGACCATCGCCGAGGTGCAGGCTCTCGGTGCTGATGGTTGCGTGAGCATCGGCGGCGGCTCCGCCATTGGGCTGGGCAAAGCAGTGGCAATGGAAACAGGGCTTGCCACCATCGCGATTCCCACCACCTATGCAGGCTCAGAAATGACTACGGTGTGGGGCATGACTGCCGATGGCCACAAGACCACCGGGCGTAATGAATCCGTGCTGCCGAAGAGTGTTATTTATGATCCCGAGCTCACCAGAGGCTTGCCCGTGGATACATCTATCACCAGCGGGTTCAATGCTCTTGCGCACGCAGTGGAGGCGCTCTACGCGCCCGATAACTCACCAATCATTTCCTTGATGGCCGAAGAGGGCATACGAGCACTTACGTCTGCCTTGCTCGGTATCCGCGCTAATCCTGAAGACCGCGAGGCACGCAGTGATGCGCTCTACGGCGCATGGCTGTGCGGGACCTGCTTGGGTTCGACCACCATGTCACTGCACCACAAAATCTGCCACGCACTCGGCGGCACATTGAACCTTCCGCACGCTGAAACCCATACGGTGATGCTGCCGCATGTCCTGGCATTCAACCAGCCCGCAGTACCCGAGGCGGTCACCGCACTATCACGCGCGCTCGGATCCGCACAGCGTTCTACTATTACTGATCCAGCACGGTCCTTCTGGGAGCTCGCACGCGAACTCGGCGCACCGACTTCCTTG
This region of Corynebacterium casei LMG S-19264 genomic DNA includes:
- a CDS encoding maleylacetate reductase; the protein is MREFIYQAHPMRVRFGVRAFDVVAEEVEHLGLQRVAVLCTPGRAELGQALARALGSLCVGVIAKAVMHVPREVAAETIAEVQALGADGCVSIGGGSAIGLGKAVAMETGLATIAIPTTYAGSEMTTVWGMTADGHKTTGRNESVLPKSVIYDPELTRGLPVDTSITSGFNALAHAVEALYAPDNSPIISLMAEEGIRALTSALLGIRANPEDREARSDALYGAWLCGTCLGSTTMSLHHKICHALGGTLNLPHAETHTVMLPHVLAFNQPAVPEAVTALSRALGSAQRSTITDPARSFWELARELGAPTSLQELGMQQKDIPRIARDVLSSSYGNPREVSEESITRIISSAWSGKL